From Luteolibacter flavescens:
AAAGAAGCGCTTCATCAACTCATGACAAGGTCCTCCGCATCTTCCTTCGAATCCGAAGTTCACGAATGCGCCCCAGCGTAGGAGGTGGCGGGCGGTTTGGCAGTCAGGGAAGGCTTCCAACAGCATGCGAAGCATCGTGTGCTCAGCTTCAAAGAATTGATCGTAGCGCTGGCTGAACTCCACTCTGTCGAGCAACAGGGGCCTGACCTTCGGATCGGTTTTGAGGTATTGCTGGATAATCGACAAATCCTCGTCCGCCAGAACTTCATCAGTGTGGGGCCGTAGATAGAGGTACGCTGGAAGTTCTGAAGATGGCGCCATGTCAGTCATGCGGATGACCTCGTCTAGCAGGGGCGGAGGAAGCGAAGAAATGGAATCGCGATAAATCCGGCGGAAAGAGGGGAGGGAGCTCATCAAACGGGGTTGAAAGCGACCGTGAATTGGTGCGGTATCGGCAGTGATGCGTCGCCCCCAGATTTTCTTCCTCGCCGCTTGTCTCGTGCTGCCCGTGTCCGCAGAGACGGGCATGGCAAAGGGCAATCCCGTGAAGCAGGCCGCCGCGCGTATGACGGTGCCGCCGGGCTTCGCGGTGGATCTCATCGCGGGCGAGCCGGATGTGGTGCAGCCCATCGCGATGTGCTTCGACTCGCGCGGCCGCATCTGGGTGGCCGAGGGCCTGACGTATCCGAACCGCGCGAAGGATGGCGAGGGCAAGGACCGCATCCTCATCTTCGAGGACTCGGACGGGAATGGCACCTTCGAGTCGCGCAAGGTTTTCGCCGACGGGCTGAATCTCGTGAGCGGCCTCGAGACGGGCTTCGGCGGCGTCTTCGTCGGAGCCGCGCCGAACCTGATGTTCCTCGCCGATGCGGATGGCGACGACCGCGCGGACGGCGAGCCGGAGATCCTGTTAGACGGCTGGGGCTACGAGGACACGCACGAGACGCTGAATTCCTTCATCTGGGGTCCGGACGGCTGGCTCTACGGGTGCCACGGCATCTTCAGCCACTCGAAGGTGGGCAAGCCGGACACGCCGGATGACGAGCGCGTGCCGCTGAATGCCGGCATCTGGCGCTACCATCCGGTGTCGCGGAAGTTCGAGGTCTTCGCGCACGGCACGTCGAATCCGTGGGGCCTCGATTTCAATGACTGGGGCGATGCCTTCATCGAGGCCTGCGTCATCCCGCACCTGTGGCACATCATTCCCGGCGGCTACTACCAAAGGCAGGCGGGCTCGCACTTCAACAAGCACATCTACGATCCCATCGAGACCATCGCGGACCACCGCCACTGGGTCGGCGATATCAAGGATCACGCGCACTGGGGGAAGGAAGAGTCGGTCTCGAAGGAGGTGGCCGATGCGGGTGGCGGCCATGCGCACAGCGGCTTCGCGATCTGCCTGAGCGATGCCTTCCCGGCGGAGATGCGGGGCAGTGCCCTCTTCTTCAATATCCACGGCCATCGACTGAACCGCGATATCCTGGAGCGGAATGGCTCCGGCTGGACGGGCAAGCACGCGCCGGACGTGATGATTTCGAATGACGAGTGGTTCCTCGGCGTGGCCATCGAATCCGGGCCGGATGGCGCGCTGTACTTCACCGACTGGCACGATGAAACGAGCTGCCATCGCACCGATCCTCTCCGCTGGAACCGCGGCAATGGCCGCGTGTATCGCCTGCGCCATGGCGACGTGAAACCATGGCAGGGCGACATCACGAAGCTCTCCGACCTGGAGCTCGCGAAGGCGCAGGCGGGCCGGGATGAGTGGCAACTCCGCACCGCGCGCCGCGTGCTGCAGGAGCGCCTGGCGGAGGGAGCCAAGATCGATCCGGCGGCGAAGGAATTCCTGCTGCAGACCATGCGCAGCCATCCGGACGAGACGCGGCGGCTGCGGGCGCTCTGGTGCCTGGCGGCATGCGATCTGTTAGACAAGGCGTCTCTTCCACTGAATGACGGGCACGAGAGCGTCCGGGCCTGGGCGGTGCGCCTCGCCGCGCAGGGTGGCTTTGCCATCGAGCGCAGCCATTGGCTGAGGCTCGCGTCAAAGGAGACCTCGCCGGTGGTGCTGCTTTCGCTCTGCTCCGCGCTGCCAAAGCTGCCGCGGGAGATCTCGTCGGATATCGCCCGATGGATCGCGCCGAAGATGACGGAGGACGATCCGAATCTCACGCGCATGTTCTGGTTCGGCTTCGAGAGCCAGGTGCCGCGGGATGAGGCACGCGCGATGAGCATCGCGATGAGCTGCCCGGACGACCGCCTCGCGAAGTGGACGGCGCGCCGCCTCGAGTCGCCGGATGCATTGGTGAGCGCGCTCGGCTCCGCTGGCGAACGGGCGGGATTGCTGCTGGATGCGCTGAAGGAGCGCCTGGATGAAAAGCCGGACGAGAAGCTGTCCGCGCCGCAACTGGAGATCATCTCCGGGCTCGCGATGAAGTCCGAGCAGGCAAAGGCGGCAGCCATCGTGGAGCGCAGCGGCGGCCAGCAGGCCATCGCGCGACTGTGGTCGAGGGTGGAGGATCGTGCCGCCCCGGCGCCAGATCGCCTGGAGGCGTTCCGGCTGCTGGTGACTTTCCTGGAGGACAAGGACATCGAACGGCTGTCCGGACTGCTGGATGATCCCGCGCTGCGCCTGCCCGCAATCACGGCGAAGCCCGCGCTGCTGGATCACGATGCGACGAACGACCGCATCGCCGGATTCAGCGTGGAGGAAAAGGGCTCGGTCGCACGCCTTGCCGCGACGGAGGGTAAGGCGGCGAGACTTCTCGAATGGGTGGCTGCCATGAAGCTGAAGACCCGCGATGTGCCAGCGGATGCCGTGGTGCGCCTGCGCGAAGTACGAGATCCATCGTTGCAGGAAGAGATCGAGCGCCTGTGGGGACGGCCCGCGGCGGATGCGGATGCGCGCCGTGCGGCCATCGTGGAGTGGCAGGGCAAGCTTTCGCCCGACGTGCTCACTTCGGCGGACAAGGTGAGGGGCCGCGCGATCTTCGATCGCACCTGCGCCGCCTGCCACAAGCTCTTCGGCGAAGGCGGACTCATAGGCCCGGAACTCACCGGTGGCGAGCGCGGCAGCGTCCACCACTGGCTCGACAACATCCTTGATCCGAATGCCCTCATCGGCCAGGGCTACGAACTCCACCGCATCGACAAGAATGACGGCACCACCTTCACCGGCATGCTCGCCGGTGAGAACGACACCGAGCTCATCTTCCGCATGGTCGGCGTCGAGACCCGCGTGCCGAAGAGCGAGGTGAAGGCCAATACCGCCCTCGGCACCTCCATGATGCCCGAGGGCCTGCTGACCGGCCTCTCGGATGACGAGGTGCGCGACCTCATCGGCTACCTCATGTCCCCCGGGCAGGTGGAGAAGCCGTAGGCCGGAGCAGCGCGTTCAAATCAAAATCACGTAATGCGCGGATAGGTGACTCCCGTGGTTTCCTTCGCGTCTCATCCCGTGAAAGTCGCCACCGAGAAGCCATCCGTCACCGGCACCCGTCGATACTATCACCGTCCGGCACGCGAGAAGCGGTCGTCCTGGGACAAGTGGGTCGGCACCACCGGCAGCGAGCGCCGGGACAGGCGGGGAGCGGTAGTGACCGCCGCGCTTGTCCTCGCGGCGTTGGCCGGGGTGATCGTCTGGCTGATGGGTTGAGGAGCCCGGGTCAGATCTTCCGCAGGACTCCCGTGGAGTCGCCGAAGCGCTTCTCCTTCACGCCCATCTCTTCCAGCATGCGCAGGTAGAGGTTCGACATCGGCACGTTCTCGCCGAGGTCCACGTGGCGGCCGGGCTTGAAGGCACCGCCGCCATGACCTGCGACCACGATGGGCAGGTCGTCGTGATTGTGACGGTCGCCATCGCCGATGCAGCCGCCGTAGACGATCATCGAGTTGTGGAGCAGGCTCTTGCCATCCACGTCCTCGGTGTTCTTCAGCTTGTCGAGGAAGTAAGCGAGCTGCTGCATGTAGAAGAGGTCGATCTTCGCGATCTTCTCCAGATTGTCCTTCTTCCCCTGGTGGTGGGAGATGTTGTGGTGGCCGTCGCCGACGCCGATTTCCTTGAAGCTGCGGTTGCTGCCGTCATGCGCCATCAGGAAGGTGGAGATGCGCGTGGAGTCGGTTTTGAAGGCGAGCACCATCATGTCCAGCATCAGCCGCAGGTGATCCTCGTAGGAGCCGGGCTCGCCCTTCGGCGCGGCTTGTCCGGGGTCGGGCGGCAGGCCCATCGCCTCGGCTTTCTCGATCTGCTTCTCGATCTCGCGGACTCCGGTGAGGTATTCGTCCAGCTTGTGCTGGTCGGTGCGCCCCAGCCGGCGGTGCAGCGCCTGCGCATCGTGCTGGATGAAGTCGAGCATCGACTTTTTCGCGGCGTAGCGCCGGCCCAGGCTGTCGGCGCGCTCCTTCGCATCCCCCGCGCCGAAGAGCCGCTCGAAGACAGCGCGTGCATTCGACTCCGGCGTCATCGGCTGGTTCTCCGAGCGCCACGAGAGATTGAACTGATACGCGCAGGAGTAGCCGGAGTCGCACGAGCCGGACTTCCGCACGCCGTCCGCCGAGAGCTCCAGCGAGGGCAGGCGGGTCTGGCTGCCGATGGCATTTGCGGCCACCTGGTCGATGGAGATGCCGACATTGATGTCGGATCCGGCGGTCTTCCGGGCCTGGCTGCTCGTCAGGAAGGTGGCGACGCCGCGCGCGTGGTCGCCCGGTCCATCGCCATTCGCGCGGGCGAATTGCTGCTCGAAGCCGGTGAAGATCTGGAAGTGCTCGCGCAGCGATTCCATCGGCTTGAAGGTAGCGCCCATCTTGTAGTTGCCGGTGGTGCCATTCGGCCGCCAGTGCTCCAGGTTCACGCCATTCGGGATGTAGAGGAAGGCGGTGCGCAGCGGGGCGCCGCTCGCCGTCGTGGCCAGTCCGCGCCGCACGGTCTCCGCGGCCATCAGCGGGCGGAAGCACTCCAGCGCGGGCAGGCTGACGGCGGCTCCCAGGCCGCGGAGGAATCCGCGACGGCTCGATAGTCCGGGATGCGTGCTCATGATCTCAAAAAGGGTGTCGGGGTTTATTTGATACAGGGCGAAAACGGGGCGCTTGTCACGGTCAGTCGTCGCCGCGGCGCTTCTGGAAGGGCGCGCTCTCCACGATGCCGTAGATCAGCTCGCGCAGCTTGCCGTTGTTTTTCTCCAGCCGCTCGACGAGTTGGTCGATGGTGGTGGCGTCGTAGTACTCCACACCGCGGCCGGTGGCGTAGGTGAAGAGCTTTTCGGAAAGACAGCGGTAGAAGTCCTCGCGGCGCTTCGTGGCGAGCACGTCCTTCAGCTCGGCGACGTTCGAGAATTTCTCGCCGGTGAGAAGCTGGCCCGCGCCATCGATCTTCGTGCCGTGCTCGGTCAGGCGGAATTGGCCGAGCGCGTTGAAATTCTCGAGCGCGAGGCCGATGGGATCCATGCGCTGGTGGCAGCCGCGGCAGTCCGGGTTCTTCCGGTGGATTTCCATCATCTCCCGCATCGTCGGGTTCTTGTTGCCGCCGGTGGTGGCATCTTCCAGCGGCGGGACATCCGGAGGCGCGGGCGGGGCGGGGGTGCCGAGGATATTATCCAGCACGAAGAGCCCGCGCTTCACCGGCGAGGTGCGGGTCGGATTCGACGTCACCATCAGCACGCTGCCCTGCGTCAACAGGCCGCCGCGCTCCGGGTGCTCGGTGAGGTCCACGGGCTGGAAGTCCTCACCCTCCACGCCCTTGATCCCGTAGAAGCCCGCGAGGCGTTCATTGAGGAAGGAGTATCTCGCCGAGATCAGCTCCTCCGCCGGGCGATCCTTCCGCAGGATGAAGTCGAAGAGCATTTCCGTCTCGGTCCGCATGTCCGAGCGCAGGCGCACGTCGAAGGCGCGCGCGGCCTCGCGGTTGCTGCCGAGGCCGAGGATGTCTTTCGCGCTCACCGGCACGGACTCCACGTCGCGTGCCTGCAGCCATTGGCCGATGAAGTTGTGCGTCAGACGCTCCGAGCGCGGGTCGAGCAGCATGCGGTCGATCTGCGCGTGCAGGTTTGCCCGCAGTTTGTTGTTGAAGGCGAGGCTCAGCAGCTCGTCGTCCGGCACCGATCCCCAGAGGAAGAAGGAGAGCCGTGCGGCGATGGAGTATTCGTCCAGCGGCACGATCTTCGCCGGGTTGTTCGGCTCCGGCTGGATCTCCACGCGGAAAAGGAAGCGTGGCGAAGCAAGGCAGGTCGCGATGGCCTGCTTGATGCCGTCCTCGAATTCCTTTCCCGGCTGGCGGTCCACTTCCTTCACGATGTCCACCAGCCGGTCGATCGTGGAGTCATCCAGCGGCTTGCGGAAGGCGCGGCTCACGAAGCTGCGCATGATTTTCCGCGCATAGCGGTCGCGATCCGCCTCCTTCTCGGGAGCCGGACCATCGACGAAGATCATGCGGTAGCCCTTCGCATACTCGCGTTTGTCGCCACCGAGAGGACCCTGCACGATCACGCGGTGGATGGTCAGGAAAAGCTCCTCCTCGCCGCCCGCAGGCTGGCGACCGGGAGCCAGGCTGATCTCGAAGGTCTGCTTGCCCTTCTTCAAGGGCGCATTGCCCGTGAGGTCGATCACGCGGCGCTGGTCCCAGCCGAGCGATACCTCGCCGACCTTCGCGCCGCCCGCCTTCACCACCAGGTCCGCCTCGTGCACGGTCGCCTCGGTCGCGCCCTTGATGGCGTACTCCACCTTGATCTGGTACTCGCCGTCGTAGGGGATCTCCTGCTCCACCTTCACCTCCTGCTTCTTCGCGAAGGGCAGCCAGCGGCCGGTCGTCTTCGTGTCAAAGGGGACCGTGAAAGCCTTGCCCTCGATATCGATCCGCGGGACCTGCGCGGCGGCACCTTCCGGCAGCGCGAGCGCCACCACCTCGTCGGCGGCGGTGATGTACTTCTCCATCAGCAGCGGCGAGATCGAGAGCACGTCGCCGATGTTGTCGAAGCCGTAGCCCGTGTCGTCCGGCGGGAAGACATCCTTCGTGTCGTACTCCACGCCGAGCAGGTCATAGACCGCATTCTGATACTCCGTGCGATTCAGCCGGCGGATGGTCACGCGGCCCGGGTCGGGATTCTCCGGGTCGAGCTGGAAGACCTCCTTCTCGATCCACGACTGCACCTTGCGCTTCTCCGCCGGGGTGAGCTGGTCCTTGTCGGACGGCGGCATGATCTGGCTGCGCAGGTTTTGCCACACCGGCAGCCAG
This genomic window contains:
- a CDS encoding PVC-type heme-binding CxxCH protein codes for the protein MRRPQIFFLAACLVLPVSAETGMAKGNPVKQAAARMTVPPGFAVDLIAGEPDVVQPIAMCFDSRGRIWVAEGLTYPNRAKDGEGKDRILIFEDSDGNGTFESRKVFADGLNLVSGLETGFGGVFVGAAPNLMFLADADGDDRADGEPEILLDGWGYEDTHETLNSFIWGPDGWLYGCHGIFSHSKVGKPDTPDDERVPLNAGIWRYHPVSRKFEVFAHGTSNPWGLDFNDWGDAFIEACVIPHLWHIIPGGYYQRQAGSHFNKHIYDPIETIADHRHWVGDIKDHAHWGKEESVSKEVADAGGGHAHSGFAICLSDAFPAEMRGSALFFNIHGHRLNRDILERNGSGWTGKHAPDVMISNDEWFLGVAIESGPDGALYFTDWHDETSCHRTDPLRWNRGNGRVYRLRHGDVKPWQGDITKLSDLELAKAQAGRDEWQLRTARRVLQERLAEGAKIDPAAKEFLLQTMRSHPDETRRLRALWCLAACDLLDKASLPLNDGHESVRAWAVRLAAQGGFAIERSHWLRLASKETSPVVLLSLCSALPKLPREISSDIARWIAPKMTEDDPNLTRMFWFGFESQVPRDEARAMSIAMSCPDDRLAKWTARRLESPDALVSALGSAGERAGLLLDALKERLDEKPDEKLSAPQLEIISGLAMKSEQAKAAAIVERSGGQQAIARLWSRVEDRAAPAPDRLEAFRLLVTFLEDKDIERLSGLLDDPALRLPAITAKPALLDHDATNDRIAGFSVEEKGSVARLAATEGKAARLLEWVAAMKLKTRDVPADAVVRLREVRDPSLQEEIERLWGRPAADADARRAAIVEWQGKLSPDVLTSADKVRGRAIFDRTCAACHKLFGEGGLIGPELTGGERGSVHHWLDNILDPNALIGQGYELHRIDKNDGTTFTGMLAGENDTELIFRMVGVETRVPKSEVKANTALGTSMMPEGLLTGLSDDEVRDLIGYLMSPGQVEKP
- a CDS encoding DUF1552 domain-containing protein produces the protein MSTHPGLSSRRGFLRGLGAAVSLPALECFRPLMAAETVRRGLATTASGAPLRTAFLYIPNGVNLEHWRPNGTTGNYKMGATFKPMESLREHFQIFTGFEQQFARANGDGPGDHARGVATFLTSSQARKTAGSDINVGISIDQVAANAIGSQTRLPSLELSADGVRKSGSCDSGYSCAYQFNLSWRSENQPMTPESNARAVFERLFGAGDAKERADSLGRRYAAKKSMLDFIQHDAQALHRRLGRTDQHKLDEYLTGVREIEKQIEKAEAMGLPPDPGQAAPKGEPGSYEDHLRLMLDMMVLAFKTDSTRISTFLMAHDGSNRSFKEIGVGDGHHNISHHQGKKDNLEKIAKIDLFYMQQLAYFLDKLKNTEDVDGKSLLHNSMIVYGGCIGDGDRHNHDDLPIVVAGHGGGAFKPGRHVDLGENVPMSNLYLRMLEEMGVKEKRFGDSTGVLRKI
- a CDS encoding DUF1592 domain-containing protein; the protein is MLAQPTLLTALLLLPAAAIAATSEESYKKEILPLLENYCFSCHGEGTAKGKFSMDEYKDLSAHLGDRKHWLPVWQNLRSQIMPPSDKDQLTPAEKRKVQSWIEKEVFQLDPENPDPGRVTIRRLNRTEYQNAVYDLLGVEYDTKDVFPPDDTGYGFDNIGDVLSISPLLMEKYITAADEVVALALPEGAAAQVPRIDIEGKAFTVPFDTKTTGRWLPFAKKQEVKVEQEIPYDGEYQIKVEYAIKGATEATVHEADLVVKAGGAKVGEVSLGWDQRRVIDLTGNAPLKKGKQTFEISLAPGRQPAGGEEELFLTIHRVIVQGPLGGDKREYAKGYRMIFVDGPAPEKEADRDRYARKIMRSFVSRAFRKPLDDSTIDRLVDIVKEVDRQPGKEFEDGIKQAIATCLASPRFLFRVEIQPEPNNPAKIVPLDEYSIAARLSFFLWGSVPDDELLSLAFNNKLRANLHAQIDRMLLDPRSERLTHNFIGQWLQARDVESVPVSAKDILGLGSNREAARAFDVRLRSDMRTETEMLFDFILRKDRPAEELISARYSFLNERLAGFYGIKGVEGEDFQPVDLTEHPERGGLLTQGSVLMVTSNPTRTSPVKRGLFVLDNILGTPAPPAPPDVPPLEDATTGGNKNPTMREMMEIHRKNPDCRGCHQRMDPIGLALENFNALGQFRLTEHGTKIDGAGQLLTGEKFSNVAELKDVLATKRREDFYRCLSEKLFTYATGRGVEYYDATTIDQLVERLEKNNGKLRELIYGIVESAPFQKRRGDD